In Onthophagus taurus isolate NC chromosome 6, IU_Otau_3.0, whole genome shotgun sequence, a genomic segment contains:
- the LOC111415114 gene encoding regucalcin-like translates to MSRQIEALVTNLKLPEAPFWDEETQSLYFVDTNDRAIHRYSPHDKFHVRALLGLTHSTFAIPIENNNNKYVISHGNKLSILTWDGKSERGQNIQVLSSLDEVPNGNYIWCDGKVDPTGKLWAGAMIIKTMGGFEEKTGTLYNLELNKQIKRHFNSLTIPNGLAWNSVTNKFYFIDSPTRRIEQFDYDPEASVITNRIRLFTFDDHNIPGAPDGMTIDKDGNLWVTCFGGGMIIKIDPSKKECLLEKITLPAQQVSSLVFGGKNLDELYVTTAKVQFGPEPAPDGPENGVLYKITGLGCSGFPGVRIKI, encoded by the exons ATGTCGAGACAAATAGAAGctttagttactaatttaaaacttcCTGAAGCTCCCTTTTGGGACGAGGAAACTcaaagtttatattttgtcGATACTAATGATAGAGCAATACATAGATATAGTCCACATGATAAATTTCACGTTCGTGCATTATTAg gatTAACTCATTCTACATTTGCAAttccaattgaaaataataataataaatacgtAATATCACACggtaataaattatcgatattAACATGGGATGGTAAAAGTGAAAGAGGTCAAAATATACAAGTTTTATCTTCCCTGGATGAAGTTCCAAATGGTAATTATATTTGGTGCGATGGAAAAGTGGACCCAACGGGAAAACTATGGGCTGGGGCTATGATTATTAAGACGATGGGTGGATTTGAGGAAAAAACCGGGACGTTGTATAATTTAGAActtaacaaacaaataaagaGGCATTTTAATTCACTAACAATTCCGAATGGTTTGGCATGGAATTCTgtgacaaataaattttattttattgatagtCCAACACGAAGAATTGAACAATTTGATTACGATCCAGAAGCAAGCGTTATAA CAAATCGAATTAGATTATTTACTTTCGATGACCATAACATTCCAGGAGCTCCAGATGGAATGACCATTGACAAAGATGGAAATTTATGGGTAACTTGTTTTGGTGGCGGgatgattattaaaattgatccgAGCAAAAAAGAATgtcttttagaaaaaattacacTTCCAGCACAAcaa GTATCTTCTTTAGTGTTTGGTGGTAAAAATTTAGATGAATTATATGTAACGACGGCAAAAGTTCAATTTGGGCCAGAACCAGCTCCTGACGGTCCCGAAAATGGCGTACTTTACAAAATAACGGGATTAGGATGTAGCGGGTTTCCAGGAGTCCGGATTAAAATATAA